The Syngnathus typhle isolate RoL2023-S1 ecotype Sweden linkage group LG16, RoL_Styp_1.0, whole genome shotgun sequence genome includes a region encoding these proteins:
- the mapre3a gene encoding microtubule-associated protein RP/EB family member 3a isoform X1: MRSHTQSEQTVAEPKRAARRAEGGRKATKALRQEGTAHRGGFHGTTTTTDRNRNAVRKSKSGMAVNVYATSVSIDNLSRHDMLAWVNDSLQLTYTKIEQLCSGAAYCQFMDMLFPGCILLKKVKFQAKLEHEFIHNFKVLQAAFKRMSVDKIIPVEKLVKGKFQDNFEFVQWFKKFFDANYDGKEYDPMVARQGQDVAPALNPGDHFSHKAKRTPGPQRTSPTVPKNMPTPQRVQHTTPALRKNPTLSRNGGSDAEITELNQQLMELKLTVDGLEKERDFYFSKLRDIELICQEHESETNPVLSRIIDILYATEEGFAPPEDEELDEQAHLNQDEY, encoded by the exons atgcgcagtcacaCGCAGAGCGAGCAGACAGTAGCCGAGCCGAAACGAGCGGCGAGAAGAGCAGAGGGCGGCCGGAAAGCAACCAAGGCActcaggcaggaaggcacagcgCACCGCGGAGGCTTTCACGGTACCACGACGACAACGGACAGAAACCGGAACGCAGTACGTAAGAGCAA GTCGGGGATGGCAGTGAATGTGTACGCCACGTCTGTCTCCATTGACAACCTGAGCCGCCATGACATGCTGGCGTGGGTCAACGATTCCTTGCAGCTCACCTACACCAAAATCGAACAGCTCTGCTCAG gggcGGCGTACTGCCAGTTCATGGACATGTTGTTCCCGGGCTGCATCCTGCTCAAGAAGGTCAAGTTCCAAGCCAAACTGGAGCACGAATTTATACACAACTTCAAAGTTCTCCAAGCGGCTTTCAAACGGATGAGCGTCGACAAG ATTATTCCGGTGGAAAAGCTGGTCAAGGGCAAGTTTCAGGACAACTTTGAGTTTGTGCAGTGGTTCAAGAAGTTCTTTGACGCCAACTACGACGGCAAGGAATACGACCCGATGGTGGCCAGACAGGGGCAGGATGTGGCCCCCGCCCTCAACCCAGGTGATCACTTTAGCCACAAAGCAAAGAGAACTCCAG GACCGCAAAGGACGTCTCCGACGGTGCCCAAAAACATGCCGACGCCGCAGAGGGTCCAACACACCACCCCGGCCTTGAGGAAGAACCCCACCCTATCTCGGAACGGCGGCAGCGACGCGGAGATCACGGAGCTCAATCAGCAG CTGATGGAGTTGAAGTTGACAGTGGACGGCCTTGAGAAGGAGAGAGACTTTTATTTCAGTAAACTACGAGACATCGAACTCATCTGCCAGGAGCACGAAAGCGAGACCAACCCGGTGCTCAGCAGGATAATCGACATCCTTTACGCCACAGAG GAGGGCTTTGCGCCTCCGGAAGATGAAGAACTTGACGAACAAGCCCACCTGAACCAGGATGAATACTGA
- the mapre3a gene encoding microtubule-associated protein RP/EB family member 3a isoform X2, translating into MRSHTQSEQTVAEPKRAARRAEGGRKATKALRQEGTAHRGGFHGTTTTTDRNRNAVRKSKSGMAVNVYATSVSIDNLSRHDMLAWVNDSLQLTYTKIEQLCSGAAYCQFMDMLFPGCILLKKVKFQAKLEHEFIHNFKVLQAAFKRMSVDKIIPVEKLVKGKFQDNFEFVQWFKKFFDANYDGKEYDPMVARQGQDVAPALNPGPQRTSPTVPKNMPTPQRVQHTTPALRKNPTLSRNGGSDAEITELNQQLMELKLTVDGLEKERDFYFSKLRDIELICQEHESETNPVLSRIIDILYATEEGFAPPEDEELDEQAHLNQDEY; encoded by the exons atgcgcagtcacaCGCAGAGCGAGCAGACAGTAGCCGAGCCGAAACGAGCGGCGAGAAGAGCAGAGGGCGGCCGGAAAGCAACCAAGGCActcaggcaggaaggcacagcgCACCGCGGAGGCTTTCACGGTACCACGACGACAACGGACAGAAACCGGAACGCAGTACGTAAGAGCAA GTCGGGGATGGCAGTGAATGTGTACGCCACGTCTGTCTCCATTGACAACCTGAGCCGCCATGACATGCTGGCGTGGGTCAACGATTCCTTGCAGCTCACCTACACCAAAATCGAACAGCTCTGCTCAG gggcGGCGTACTGCCAGTTCATGGACATGTTGTTCCCGGGCTGCATCCTGCTCAAGAAGGTCAAGTTCCAAGCCAAACTGGAGCACGAATTTATACACAACTTCAAAGTTCTCCAAGCGGCTTTCAAACGGATGAGCGTCGACAAG ATTATTCCGGTGGAAAAGCTGGTCAAGGGCAAGTTTCAGGACAACTTTGAGTTTGTGCAGTGGTTCAAGAAGTTCTTTGACGCCAACTACGACGGCAAGGAATACGACCCGATGGTGGCCAGACAGGGGCAGGATGTGGCCCCCGCCCTCAACCCAG GACCGCAAAGGACGTCTCCGACGGTGCCCAAAAACATGCCGACGCCGCAGAGGGTCCAACACACCACCCCGGCCTTGAGGAAGAACCCCACCCTATCTCGGAACGGCGGCAGCGACGCGGAGATCACGGAGCTCAATCAGCAG CTGATGGAGTTGAAGTTGACAGTGGACGGCCTTGAGAAGGAGAGAGACTTTTATTTCAGTAAACTACGAGACATCGAACTCATCTGCCAGGAGCACGAAAGCGAGACCAACCCGGTGCTCAGCAGGATAATCGACATCCTTTACGCCACAGAG GAGGGCTTTGCGCCTCCGGAAGATGAAGAACTTGACGAACAAGCCCACCTGAACCAGGATGAATACTGA
- the mapre3a gene encoding microtubule-associated protein RP/EB family member 3a isoform X3, producing MAVNVYATSVSIDNLSRHDMLAWVNDSLQLTYTKIEQLCSGAAYCQFMDMLFPGCILLKKVKFQAKLEHEFIHNFKVLQAAFKRMSVDKIIPVEKLVKGKFQDNFEFVQWFKKFFDANYDGKEYDPMVARQGQDVAPALNPGDHFSHKAKRTPGPQRTSPTVPKNMPTPQRVQHTTPALRKNPTLSRNGGSDAEITELNQQLMELKLTVDGLEKERDFYFSKLRDIELICQEHESETNPVLSRIIDILYATEEGFAPPEDEELDEQAHLNQDEY from the exons ATGGCAGTGAATGTGTACGCCACGTCTGTCTCCATTGACAACCTGAGCCGCCATGACATGCTGGCGTGGGTCAACGATTCCTTGCAGCTCACCTACACCAAAATCGAACAGCTCTGCTCAG gggcGGCGTACTGCCAGTTCATGGACATGTTGTTCCCGGGCTGCATCCTGCTCAAGAAGGTCAAGTTCCAAGCCAAACTGGAGCACGAATTTATACACAACTTCAAAGTTCTCCAAGCGGCTTTCAAACGGATGAGCGTCGACAAG ATTATTCCGGTGGAAAAGCTGGTCAAGGGCAAGTTTCAGGACAACTTTGAGTTTGTGCAGTGGTTCAAGAAGTTCTTTGACGCCAACTACGACGGCAAGGAATACGACCCGATGGTGGCCAGACAGGGGCAGGATGTGGCCCCCGCCCTCAACCCAGGTGATCACTTTAGCCACAAAGCAAAGAGAACTCCAG GACCGCAAAGGACGTCTCCGACGGTGCCCAAAAACATGCCGACGCCGCAGAGGGTCCAACACACCACCCCGGCCTTGAGGAAGAACCCCACCCTATCTCGGAACGGCGGCAGCGACGCGGAGATCACGGAGCTCAATCAGCAG CTGATGGAGTTGAAGTTGACAGTGGACGGCCTTGAGAAGGAGAGAGACTTTTATTTCAGTAAACTACGAGACATCGAACTCATCTGCCAGGAGCACGAAAGCGAGACCAACCCGGTGCTCAGCAGGATAATCGACATCCTTTACGCCACAGAG GAGGGCTTTGCGCCTCCGGAAGATGAAGAACTTGACGAACAAGCCCACCTGAACCAGGATGAATACTGA
- the nat8 gene encoding probable N-acetyltransferase camello: MSDVEIREYRDGDASTVREIFSLGMSEHVPASFVHILKQPLSQMLLMCTFCTLLVSSKSFMLPVLAVALLLAAARQMLVHKFNAYIDNCCSTDLSTIGETYMAPRDACFWVAESEGRVVGLVACLPRNGDPDCLELKRMSVRRSHRRMGMAKKLCRTVVDFTRDRGFASVVLITSVVQTDAQKLYEDMGFRKVREFLEPDVVAKLSNFLLLEYRLDLCKDGAEK; the protein is encoded by the exons ATGTCCGACGTGGAGATCCGCGAGTACCGCGATGGGGACGCCTCTACGGTGCGAGAGATCTTCTCGCTGGGCATGAGCGAACACGTGCCAGCGTCCTTCGTGCACATCCTCAAGCAGCCGCTGAGTCAGATGCTACTGATGTGCACCTTCTGCACCCTGCTGGTTAGCTCCAAGTCCTTCATGCTGCCCGTTCTCGCCGTCGCGCTGCTGCTGGCCGCCGCCCGCCAAATGCTGGTGCATAAGTTCAACGCCTATATCGACAATTGctgcagcacag ACCTCAGTACCATCGGCGAGACCTACATGGCCCCCAGGGACGCCTGCTTTTGGGTGGCCGAAAGTGAGGGCCGCGTGGTGGGCTTGGTAGCCTGCCTGCCCAGGAACGGCGACCCCGACTGCCTGGAGCTGAAGCGCATGTCGGTGCGGCGCAGCCATCGCCGCATGGGCATGGCCAAAAAGCTGTGCCGGACAGTGGTGGACTTCACGCGCGACAGAGGCTTCGCCTCCGTGGTCCTGATCACATCGGTGGTCCAGACGGACGCGCAGAAGCTGTACGAGGACATGGGCTTCCGCAAGGTGCGAGAGTTTTTGGAGCCCGACGTCGTCGCCAAGCTCTCAAACTTCTTGCTCCTTGAGTACAGACTGGACCTGTGCAAAGACGGCGCGGAAAAGTGA